In a genomic window of Muntiacus reevesi chromosome 1, mMunRee1.1, whole genome shotgun sequence:
- the IBA57 gene encoding putative transferase CAF17, mitochondrial isoform X1, producing the protein MAAAALLRGAAPGCGGPAWSWRLRAAPRRHLAHSGCCQGADSTSGATWACFLLGERALVRVRGPDSVPFLLGLLTNELPLPGPAVGEASTSARAGYAHFLNVQGRTLYDVILYGLPERPGEQPTFLLECDSSACDALQTHLSLHKIRRKVTVEPCPELRVWAVLPRDPGDAGGAVPLRKKAECAAILTRDPRTACMGWRLLSQDEGSALVPGGRLGDLQDYHRHRYKQGVPEGVHDLPPGVALPLESNLAFMNGISFTKGCYIGQELTARTHHMGVIRKRLFPVQFSGAVPGGGIAPGAPVLTEAGQAAGKYRAGLGDVGLALLRSEKIKGPLHIRTSESGLVALTASVPDWWPTATK; encoded by the exons ATGGCGGCCGCGGCACTGCTCAGGGGTGCGGCTCCAGGGTGCGGCGGCCCGGCCTGGAGCTGGCGGCTGCGCGCGGCCCCGAGGCGCCACCTGGCTCACAGTGGCTGCTGTCAGGGCGCTGACTCCACTAGCGGCGCAACATGGGCCTGCTTCCTGCTGGGCGAGCGTGCCCTAGTGCGCGTGCGCGGGCCGGACTCGGTGCCCTTTCTCCTAGGTCTGCTGACCAATGAGCTGCCGCTTCCGGGTCCTGCGGTTGGCGAGGCGTCAACTTCGGCCCGAGCGGGCTACGCCCACTTTCTCAACGTGCAGGGACGCACTCTCTATGACGTCATTCTCTACGG GCTCCCTGAGCGCCCCGGTGAGCAGCCCACCTTCCTCCTGGAGTGCGATAGCTCAGCGTGCGATGCGCTGCAGACGCACCTCTCGCTGCACAAGATCCGGCGGAAGGTTACGGTGGAGCCGTGCCCTGAGCTGCGCGTGTGGGCCGTGCTGCCCCGAGACCCGGGGGACGCTGGCGGGGCGGTGCCGCTGCGGAAGAAGGCCGAATGTGCTGCCATCCTCACCCGTGATCCCCGGACTGCCTGCATGGGCTGGCGGCTCCTCTCCCAGGATGAGGGTTCAGCCCTGGTGCCCGGGGGCCGACTTGGGGACCTCCAGGATTATCACCGGCACCGGTACAAGCAAG GTGTTCCCGAGGGTGTCCATGACCTGCCCCCAGGAGTAGCGCTGCCCCTGGAGTCCAACCTGGCCTTCATGAACGGCATCAGCTTCACCAAGGGCTGCTACATTGGCCAGGAGCTGACAGCTCGCACCCACCACATGGGTGTTATCCGAAAGCGCCTCTTCCCAGTACAGTTCTCAGGTGCCGTTCCTGGTGGCGGCATTGCCCCCGGCGCCCCTGTGCTCACCGAGGCAGGGCAGGCAGCCGGCAAgtacagggcagggctgggggacgTGGGGCTGGCCCTGTTGCGGTCTGAGAAGATTAAGGGTCCTCTCCATATCAGAACCTCTGAGAGTGGCCTTGTGGCCCTCACTGCGTCTGTGCCAGACTGGTGGCCCACAGCCACCAAGTAG
- the IBA57 gene encoding putative transferase CAF17, mitochondrial isoform X2 yields the protein MGWRLLSQDEGSALVPGGRLGDLQDYHRHRYKQGVPEGVHDLPPGVALPLESNLAFMNGISFTKGCYIGQELTARTHHMGVIRKRLFPVQFSGAVPGGGIAPGAPVLTEAGQAAGKYRAGLGDVGLALLRSEKIKGPLHIRTSESGLVALTASVPDWWPTATK from the exons ATGGGCTGGCGGCTCCTCTCCCAGGATGAGGGTTCAGCCCTGGTGCCCGGGGGCCGACTTGGGGACCTCCAGGATTATCACCGGCACCGGTACAAGCAAG GTGTTCCCGAGGGTGTCCATGACCTGCCCCCAGGAGTAGCGCTGCCCCTGGAGTCCAACCTGGCCTTCATGAACGGCATCAGCTTCACCAAGGGCTGCTACATTGGCCAGGAGCTGACAGCTCGCACCCACCACATGGGTGTTATCCGAAAGCGCCTCTTCCCAGTACAGTTCTCAGGTGCCGTTCCTGGTGGCGGCATTGCCCCCGGCGCCCCTGTGCTCACCGAGGCAGGGCAGGCAGCCGGCAAgtacagggcagggctgggggacgTGGGGCTGGCCCTGTTGCGGTCTGAGAAGATTAAGGGTCCTCTCCATATCAGAACCTCTGAGAGTGGCCTTGTGGCCCTCACTGCGTCTGTGCCAGACTGGTGGCCCACAGCCACCAAGTAG
- the GJC2 gene encoding gap junction gamma-2 protein, whose amino-acid sequence MTNMSWSFLTRLLEEIHNHSTFVGKVWLTVLVVFRIVLTAVGGESIYSDEQTKFTCNTRQPGCDNVCYDAFAPLSHVRFWVFQIVVISTPSVMYLGYAVHRLARASQDERRRSRRRPGRRATRAPLPLPPPPHPGWPEPADLGEEEPMLGLGEEDEDPGVAEGLGEEDEAEDTGAAKGAGGDAKVAAAPGPAGQHDGRRRIQREGLMRVYVAQLVARAAFEVAFLVGQYLLYGFEVRPFFACSRQPCPHVVDCFVSRPTEKTVFLLVMYVVSCLCLLLNLCEMAHLGLGSAQDAVRGRRPLPASPGAMPRPPPCALPAAPSGLACPPDYSLVVRTAERARTQDQDLASLALQALQDRRALGDLDSPPGPGLPVNTRGPPKAGAPASGSGSATSGGTVGGQGRQGIKPRMGSEKGSGSSSREGKTTVWI is encoded by the coding sequence ATGACCAACATGAGCTGGAGCTTCCTGACGCGGCTGCTGGAAGAGATCCACAACCACTCCACGTTCGTGGGGAAGGTGTGGCTCACGGTGCTGGTGGTCTTCCGCATCGTGCTCACCGCCGTGGGCGGCGAGTCCATCTACTCCGACGAGCAGACCAAGTTCACGTGCAACACGCGGCAGCCAGGCTGCGACAACGTCTGCTACGACGCCTTCGCACCCCTGTCGCACGTGCGcttctgggtcttccagattgTGGTCATCTCCACGCCCTCCGTCATGTACCTGGGTTACGCTGTGCACCGCCTGGCCCGCGCCTCCCAGGATGAGCGCCGTCGCTCTCGCCGCCGCCCCGGCCGGCGCGCGACCCGCGCGCCCCTGCCGTTGCCCCCACCGCCGCACCCGGGCTGGCCCGAGCCCGCCGACCTGGGCGAGGAGGAACCCATGCTGGGCCTGGGCGAAGAGGACGAAGACCCGGGAGTGGCCGAGGGCCTGGGTGAGGAGGACGAGGCCGAGGACACGGGGGCGGCCAAGGGCGCAGGAGGGGACGCCAAGGTGGCTGCGGCCCCGGGTCCCGCGGGCCAGCATGACGGGCGGCGGCGCATCCAGCGCGAGGGCCTGATGCGCGTGTACGTGGCCCAGCTGGTGGCGCGGGCCGCCTTCGAGGTGGCCTTCCTGGTGGGACAGTACCTTCTGTACGGCTTCGAGGTGCGGCCCTTCTTCGCGTGTAGCCGCCAGCCCTGTCCCCACGTGGTTGACTGCTTCGTGTCACGGCCCACTGAGAAGACCGTCTTCCTGCTGGTCATGTACGTGGTCAGCTGCCTCTGTCTGCTGCTCAACCTCTGTGAGATGGCGCACCTGGGTCTCGGCAGCGCGCAAGACGCCGTGCGCGGCCGCCGCCCACTGCCCGCCTCCCCCGGCGCCATGCCCCGCCCGCCTCCCTGCGCTCTGCCCGCTGCGCCCTCAGGCCTGGCCTGTCCGCCTGACTATAGCCTGGTGGTTCGCACGGCTGAGCGCGCACGCACCCAGGACCAGGACCTGGCCAGCCTGGCCCTGCAGGCGCTGCAGGACCGGCGGGCACTTGGGGACCTCGACAGTCCACCCGGCCCGGGCCTCCCAGTGAACACCCGGGGGCCCCCGAAGGCTGGCGCCCCTGCCTCGGGTTCGGGCAGTGCCACATCAGGGGGCACTGTGGGGGGCCAGGGTCggcaggggatcaaacccaggatggGCTCAGAGAAGGGCAGTGGGAGCAGCAGCAGGGAGGGTAAGACCACCGTGTGGATCTGA
- the GUK1 gene encoding guanylate kinase isoform X2 yields MSGPRPVVLSGPSGAGKSTLLKRLLQEHGSIFGFSVSHTTRDPRPGEENGKDYYFVTREVMQRDIAAGDFIEHAEFSGNLYGTSKAAVRAVQAMNRICVLDVDLQGVRNIKKTDLRPIYIFVQPPSLDVLEQRLRQRNTETEESLAKRLAAARADMESRNKEGTSNWSVLMPAVSSQVGPRAWRSRQWARVSWQWLCSPQLTPRDWGAAHLPSPPTVVGGPCLLPPLPTSISRLPPHHALSTPYLWKPGQHPNKELLG; encoded by the exons ATGTCAGGACCAAGGCCCGTTGTCCTGAGCGGACCCTCAGGGGCTGGGAAGAGCACCCTGCTGAAGAGACTCCTCCAGGAACATGGCAGCATCTTTGGCTTCAGCGTGTCCC ACACGACAAGGGACCCGAGGCCAGGAGAGGAGAACGGCAAAG ATTACTACTTTGTGACCAGGGAGGTGATGCAGCGCGACATTGCTGCCGGAGACTTCATTGAGCACGCCGAGTTCTCAGGGAACTTGTATGGGACCAG CAAGGCCGCTGTGCGGGCCGTGCAGGCCATGAACCGCATCTGCGTGCTGGACGTGGACCTGCAGGGCGTGCGCAACATCAAGAAGACCGACCTGCGGCCCATCTACATCTTCGTGCAGCCGCCCTCACTGGATGTCCTG gagcagcggctgcgaCAGCGGAACACAGAGACAGAGGAGAGCCTGGCCAAGCGTCTGGCGGCGGCCCGGGCTGATATGGAGAGCA GAAATAAAGAAGGCACAAGCAACTGGTCAGTCCTGATGCCAGCTGTGTCCTCTCAGGTGGGGCCTAGGGCCTGGCGCTCACGCCAATGGGCCAGAGTCTCCTGGCAGTGGCTCTGCTCACCTCAGCTGACACCCAGAGATTGGGGTGCTGCCCATCTTCCCTCACCCCCCACCGTGGTTGGAGGACCTTGTCTCTTACCCCCACTCCCCACATCCATTTCTAGGCTTCCTCCCCACCATGCCCTGTCAACCCCTTACCTGTGGAAGCCAGGCCAACATCCAAATAAAGAACTGCTGGGTTAG
- the GUK1 gene encoding guanylate kinase isoform X1: MLRRPLAGLAAAALGRAPSDGMSGPRPVVLSGPSGAGKSTLLKRLLQEHGSIFGFSVSHTTRDPRPGEENGKDYYFVTREVMQRDIAAGDFIEHAEFSGNLYGTSKAAVRAVQAMNRICVLDVDLQGVRNIKKTDLRPIYIFVQPPSLDVLEQRLRQRNTETEESLAKRLAAARADMESRNKEGTSNWSVLMPAVSSQVGPRAWRSRQWARVSWQWLCSPQLTPRDWGAAHLPSPPTVVGGPCLLPPLPTSISRLPPHHALSTPYLWKPGQHPNKELLG, encoded by the exons GGATGTCAGGACCAAGGCCCGTTGTCCTGAGCGGACCCTCAGGGGCTGGGAAGAGCACCCTGCTGAAGAGACTCCTCCAGGAACATGGCAGCATCTTTGGCTTCAGCGTGTCCC ACACGACAAGGGACCCGAGGCCAGGAGAGGAGAACGGCAAAG ATTACTACTTTGTGACCAGGGAGGTGATGCAGCGCGACATTGCTGCCGGAGACTTCATTGAGCACGCCGAGTTCTCAGGGAACTTGTATGGGACCAG CAAGGCCGCTGTGCGGGCCGTGCAGGCCATGAACCGCATCTGCGTGCTGGACGTGGACCTGCAGGGCGTGCGCAACATCAAGAAGACCGACCTGCGGCCCATCTACATCTTCGTGCAGCCGCCCTCACTGGATGTCCTG gagcagcggctgcgaCAGCGGAACACAGAGACAGAGGAGAGCCTGGCCAAGCGTCTGGCGGCGGCCCGGGCTGATATGGAGAGCA GAAATAAAGAAGGCACAAGCAACTGGTCAGTCCTGATGCCAGCTGTGTCCTCTCAGGTGGGGCCTAGGGCCTGGCGCTCACGCCAATGGGCCAGAGTCTCCTGGCAGTGGCTCTGCTCACCTCAGCTGACACCCAGAGATTGGGGTGCTGCCCATCTTCCCTCACCCCCCACCGTGGTTGGAGGACCTTGTCTCTTACCCCCACTCCCCACATCCATTTCTAGGCTTCCTCCCCACCATGCCCTGTCAACCCCTTACCTGTGGAAGCCAGGCCAACATCCAAATAAAGAACTGCTGGGTTAG
- the GUK1 gene encoding guanylate kinase isoform X3, which yields MLRRPLAGLAAAALGRAPSDGMSGPRPVVLSGPSGAGKSTLLKRLLQEHGSIFGFSVSHTTRDPRPGEENGKDYYFVTREVMQRDIAAGDFIEHAEFSGNLYGTSKAAVRAVQAMNRICVLDVDLQGVRNIKKTDLRPIYIFVQPPSLDVLEQRLRQRNTETEESLAKRLAAARADMESSKEPGLFDLIIVNDSLDKAYWALKEALSEEIKKAQATGQS from the exons GGATGTCAGGACCAAGGCCCGTTGTCCTGAGCGGACCCTCAGGGGCTGGGAAGAGCACCCTGCTGAAGAGACTCCTCCAGGAACATGGCAGCATCTTTGGCTTCAGCGTGTCCC ACACGACAAGGGACCCGAGGCCAGGAGAGGAGAACGGCAAAG ATTACTACTTTGTGACCAGGGAGGTGATGCAGCGCGACATTGCTGCCGGAGACTTCATTGAGCACGCCGAGTTCTCAGGGAACTTGTATGGGACCAG CAAGGCCGCTGTGCGGGCCGTGCAGGCCATGAACCGCATCTGCGTGCTGGACGTGGACCTGCAGGGCGTGCGCAACATCAAGAAGACCGACCTGCGGCCCATCTACATCTTCGTGCAGCCGCCCTCACTGGATGTCCTG gagcagcggctgcgaCAGCGGAACACAGAGACAGAGGAGAGCCTGGCCAAGCGTCTGGCGGCGGCCCGGGCTGATATGGAGAGCA gCAAGGAGCCCGGCCTGTTTGACCTGATCATCGTCAACGACAGTCTGGACAAGGCCTACTGGGCCCTGAAGGAGGCGCTCTCCgag GAAATAAAGAAGGCACAAGCAACTGGTCAGTCCTGA